The nucleotide sequence TAATTTTCTTACTTTTGATTATGATGGACATATATATACGCTGCTAATGCCTTCTCTACAGCCATATAAGCAACAATTTTTACAAGATAATTTACAAAATCCCTATTTAGCCGAGTTTAATAAATTTAAACGAATTAGTAGAATTGCTAAAGTCTCAAAACGCTATAATCAAATAGTAAAATTTTGGGAATATTTTGAACAAGAGATTCTTAAATACAAGGGGGTCAAAAGTGAAGTATTTATCTACTTTTTAAAAGAGTTTGAATTTAAGTTTAATCATGAAAATTCTGAAGCAATAAAAATTTTAATGGAAAAATATGTTAAGGAAAAATTATGAAGAAAACTGCAGTACTAGGAGTAGGCAATATACTTGAACTGGATGATGGTATTGCTGTATATGCAACAAAGTATCTTGAAAACAATTATAGTTTTAAACCATCCATAGATATAATTAATGGTGGTGTTGAAGGAATTAATCTCTTAAATCTTTTTATGGAGTATGAACATATTCTTATTCTTGATGCTATTGAAATAGATGATAAACCCGGTTCCATATATCATATTCCTGCTCATGAATTAACGGGATACGGATTAAATTCCGGTGGTGCACATGAGATTGGAGTATTGCAATGTTTTGATATTTTGGAGCTTATGGGTAAGGATATTCCACAATCAAGCGTAGTTGGAATTATTCCTGAAAAAATTGATGTATTTATTGGACTAAGTCAAACAATGAAAAAAAATTTTCATACCTATATTAATACTGTACTCAATATTTTAAAAAAAGAGAATATTATATATAAGAAAAATCAACAGACTATTAGTATAGAAAATATTATTGATATGTTTAAAAACCCTTCATCTAAATAGAGTATTTATAGCTTAATTAAAACCCTCTAGAGTGTTCAATGCTTGGGTTTGCAAAAATCTCTAATATCTCTTCTAAGCTAACATAGTTGTCTTTTTTTTCAATCTTAATACCAAGGTTTTCGATTTTTTCTATTATTGTTTCAATGTAGACGCTCCATACAGCTCTTAATGATTGGGTTAAGCCAACTTCAACTGCAATAATATCTTCAGGAACAATACTAATTACAATGGTTTCAGCCATCTGCTCTGTCAGAGAACATATTTGAAGCATTTCAGCTATTTCAACTTCGTTTGCTGTTTTTTTTATAAGATCACCATTTAAAAACTCTTCTGTTGTTTTTATGGTGATATCCCCTACTTCTTTAGTATCATCTGAAGCAGTATTAATAATTATCACTTCATCATATTCCTGTATCAAGGGCATAAGTTTAAAACCTAATGTCCCTCCATCAACAATATCTATTGCAGGAGAGAACTTATAATTTTCCTTAAGATACTTTGCGCCGTAGAGACCTATACCTTCATCTTTAAAAAAGGCATTACCTGAGCCAATAAGTGCAACTTTTTTTTCCATAATTTCCTCTTTGTTTTTATATATGCAATGCGTAATACGCTTGACCTAGCGATATTCCACCATCATTAATCGGAGTTTGATGCTGAATATAGTATCTCATACTATTTTTCTTCAACTGTTCAATACACTTTTGCAATAAAAGCTTATTTTGAAATACTCCGCCACTTAACACCACTGGTAATTCTCTATACTCTAAACAGATATCAATTACTATTTTAGCGACTGCATTAATAAACTTAGCAGCTATTTTTTGTACATCATTTTCACTCATTATCTCTTCAAGCATTATTTTACAATCTATAATACCCTCATTCATTGTATAATGATATGAATCATGAGTCATAATTTTCTCGGCATAACTCTCAAGCACCAAACCACTTTGTCCTTCATAGAAAACTCCTTGGAGATTGTCGCATAAAGCATAAACTGCATCAAATAACCTTCCAATAGAAGTGCTTTTAGGGGAGTTAATTGCTCTTTCTCTCATTAAATAAAAAGTTTCTATTTCATTCTTTGTAAAAGATTTTACAAGACTATGATCCATTTGCAGAATTTCTGTGATGCTAAAATACTCAAACAACAATGATAATGCTATTCTTCTAGGTTCTTTAATAGCCTTTTCACCTCCAAGAAGAGTAAATTCTTTTAAATGAACAATGCGTTCATATTCAGTAGGTGTTGCTAACAAAACTTCACCTCCCCATAATGTGCCATCATCTCCATAACCGGTTCCATCAAAGCAAAATGCTAAAACTCTTTCATTTAAATTATACTCTGCCATAACTGAGAGAGCATGAGCATAATGATGTTGCACTTGAATTAACTCAATATGAGTATATTTTTGTATATACTCTTTTGCCCATTTAGTTGTTTCATATTTTGGATGCTTATCACAGACTAAAATATCTGGTTCAAAATCATAAAACCTTTTAAAAGTTTCAACAGTCCGTAAAAAATAATCAAATGCCTCTAAGGAGTTCAAATCTCCAATATGTGGAGAAACAATTATATTATTATCAAACGCTAATGTAATTGTATTTTTTTGATTAGCTCCCAGAGCAAGTACTTTTTTCTTGCTCTTATTTTGCAAATAAAAACTTTTAGGAGTATATCCGCGTGAGAGTCTTAAAAATATAGGTTCTCCATAAACATCCATAACTACACTGTCATCACAAGCGTTAATGATCTCTCTATTATGCGTTAAAGAAGTTTGTGCAACTAAATGCAGTTTTTTAAACAGTTCTTTGTCGTCCCTGATAATTGGTTCATCACTTAGATTGGCACTTGTTGCTACAAGAGGTTTTTTAACCTCTTGTAAAAGTAACTCATGCAAAGGTGTATAAGGTAAAAAGACACCTATCCTATCAATCTCAGGTGCTATAAATTTAGATAAATATCTACTCTTATTTTTTTGAACAACAACAATTGGACGCTCTTTTGCAACTATCAATTTTTCTTCTGTTTTAGATAATTTTGTTACTTTCTTTATACAACTTATACTTGGAAACATTACAGCTAAAGGCTTTTTTTGTCGATGCTTATGCAATCTCAATGCTAGTACGGCAGCATCATTTGTCGCATCACAAATAAGATGAAAGCCTCCCATACCTTTTACTGCAATTGTCTTTCCATCATTTATATATTGCACGGCAATTTTTACAAGACCTTGGTCATTTTCAAAATCATCTTCCATTAAATTTATGATTTTTAAATTTGGACCACAATCAAAACAGCCTATTGGTTGAGCATGATATCGTCTATTAGTCGGATCATTATACTCTTCTGTACAAGCCTCACACATATTAAAATGCTCCATCGAGGTGTTATGTCTGTCATAAGGAAGATTATCTATTATTGTATATCTAGGACCACAATTCGTACAGTTTATAAAAGGATATTTATATCTTCTGTTGTGGACATCATTCATCTCTGCTCTACACTCGTCACAAAGTGAAATATCAGGAGAGACCATTGTTTGCAATGTTGTAGTTTCAGAATGAATGATAGAAAACATTTCATCATTTACAAGATCTATATCCTGTTGTTCTATATAATCAATACGAGCTAATGAGGGGCTATTTAATTTTAAATCATTGATAAATTGCGATAATTTTGCATTCTTTCCTTCTACTTCAATAACAACGCCCCTACCATCATTAAATACGAAACCTTTTAATGAATACTTTATTGCCAACTGATAGACAAAAGGTCGAAATCCAACGCCTTGAACTATTCCAAAAATATGAAGCTTTACTCTTTTTTTAGATGTAGACTCCACCGACAACGGCATTCTCCTTACCAATTGGATAATTTTTACTCATATACGGAGGTGCTACTTTTAAATTTCTTTGCATTCTTGAAAATAGTGACTGATTTGCAAAATGAGTACCGCATAATATTGTTTCTGTCGCTTTTGTTTTTGATTTCAATTCACCAATTATTTCAGAAAAGTAATCCCCAAAACTTTCAAAAATCGAATACGCTAATATTGGAGTACTAACGTCTGCAAGCTGATAAGAGATAATACTTGAAATAAAGGCAACATGATCGAAACGATTATCTTTTACATGTGTGTCAATTTGTATGCCTCCCTTACCAACAAACTTCATGGCCTCTTTGATAACTCCTCGCATTGATTGGTCGTCAAGTCCTAAAACAATTGCTACCGATTCAAAAAGTTTAACATCGTCTCTATCTTGCAATGCTTCAAGTTGTGCATAGATATCAGGTATTTTATTCTTGAGATTATTTACAAGCCTGTCTGATCCTTCGCGAAGTTCTGCCATGTTTTGAAGAAGGTTTTCACTACTAAAGTGTTTTGGAGGAACAATTCTAAGCACATTCTTTCCATCATAATATAAAAAAGACGGCTCTTCATCAAAATAGGCCCCAACACATTTTTTATTAAAAAGATTATGCTCAGCAATAACAGACATAAAAGATGCTTCATCTTCAGAGTAATATTTTTGATTATTATGATATTTTTCAGTAGTACCTTCCAAAACATTGGCACTCATAACTTCAACACTATTAAAATGCTCCATTCTATCAAAAAACATCATATCGCCTTGTGGTATACCGGCGAACTCATTAGCAATACTAACTACATTTTTTGCTATAAGATTATGTGAAGGAAAGGATACTCTTTCCCCTTCCGCAATAAATTGAATATCTTTGTTGATAAAGAAACGCATATCTTTTTGAGACTTTACATTCAAATCGTAATCCATAAGCATATCAGCATCACAGTTTTCATCAACATCTTCATAAGCTATAAAATCAACACCTAGTTTTTGTAGTTCTGCTCCGAGTAAAATAGTGAAACCATCATCAGGATACTTTACATAGCATGTATTAGCATTACTTAATGTTTTGAGTTCTTCATTTTTCAGTGTTACATGTAGTATCGGCCTTTCAATGCTTAGCAGTGCTTGAAACTCTTCTGTTATCAAAGAGAGGTGATCTGTAATTTTAGATGCATTTATCATTATCAAAATAGAATCATTATTTAACTGTGTATGCTTATAAAATATACGATATCCAAAAGTTGTTTTCATAAGTAATTTTTTATCATCTAGTATTGCTTTTGCTGCCACTTCAAACATTGTTCTAAAACTACCGGGGTCATTTGCATATCGCTCTGTTGTTTTATTTACAAGACGAACAGGAACGCCACATGAATGGCATGAATTTAATGAATGAGACTCTCTTAAACCGACTTGATCCATTTCTGCTTCGCATTCGCTGCATGGACGCAAAAATTTAAAAGATGTATTTTCTCTTGTATATGGATACTCAGTTAAAAAGCTGTAATTTCCGCCACAACAACTACATGAAATGAAAGGATAATAATATCTGCGTGAACTTACATCAAAAAGCTCTTTTTGACAACTCGGGCAAAGCCCTAAATTCAGTGGATATTTTAAGTCAAATTCCGGCAATTTTTCAACTTTTTCATCATTTTCACTATAGGAAGATGACTTTAAAAAAAGTGAAGCGGGTAACCTCTGTGCAAGTGAATCAAGACACGCTTGAAGTTTTTCATGTTCTGAGTCAAAAGCACATATTATTTTACCATTATCCATCGATATGTCGCAAGGAATATTAAATTCACGACAAAACGCTGTAATATAATTAGAAATATATTTTTGTTTTGTTGTAATGCGAAGTTCGAGTATGAAAGCCATGAGTAACCTTTATGATTTTTTAAATAAAGAAAAGATAAAAAAGAAATGAAACAAAAAAAGAGGTAAAGCCTAAGCTTTATCCTCTTTTACAAATTTACTACCACCGACAACAATGGCAATATCACCTTCTTTCCAATAAATAGTACGCCATACCTGATAATATATATGGAAAACTACCCATGCAATAATCCACCACATTGTGTAATGGTGTACAATTCTTACATCCATAATAGTTGCAGTTGGTCCTCCACCAGCTATCCAAGCTGATACTGGTATTGTCCAATCAGTTACCAGATGCAGCATGGCAGGCCACCATGTACCGATTGAACTCTCACCAGATTCTAAACCATGTACATACAACTGTAACCCGGTAAAGAGCATCCATGCTAAAAGCAGATGAAAAATTGAAAAATATACAGTATTAAAACTATCACTATGTGTAGAATCAAATTTCTTACGGCGATTGAGTGTAAGAAGATTTAAAAAAACCTCAATAAACTCTTTTATATTCTTAGCTGTCGGCAAAACCTTTTTATATGGCTTTTCAAAGCGTGAAAAGAAATAGAGGTATGCTACTATTATTGATGTCACATCAAATATAATCGCAACCATAAAGTGTCCCCATCGATTCCATGCCATAACATACTTATCGACTGCACCATCAGCCATAAATGTTTCATAATAAGGATGCCCAATATAAAGTCCTGTAATAACAGCGACTATCATTGATATGACATTTATCCAATGGATTATACGCATTGTACCTGTCATACGTTTAACTTGTCTGTGACCAGCTTTCATAATAGACTCCTTTAGATACTACATTGCGTATCTATCTTATAGACACCTAATTCTTTACCCTTAGTATCTACTACATGCACAGCACAAGCGATACAAGGGTCAAAACTATGAATTGTACGAATAATTTCTAAAGGTTGTTCAGGTTCTGCGACTTTTGTACCTATCAATGAAGCTTCATATGCACC is from Sulfurimonas paralvinellae and encodes:
- a CDS encoding HyaD/HybD family hydrogenase maturation endopeptidase; its protein translation is MKKTAVLGVGNILELDDGIAVYATKYLENNYSFKPSIDIINGGVEGINLLNLFMEYEHILILDAIEIDDKPGSIYHIPAHELTGYGLNSGGAHEIGVLQCFDILELMGKDIPQSSVVGIIPEKIDVFIGLSQTMKKNFHTYINTVLNILKKENIIYKKNQQTISIENIIDMFKNPSSK
- a CDS encoding hydrogenase maturation protease: MEKKVALIGSGNAFFKDEGIGLYGAKYLKENYKFSPAIDIVDGGTLGFKLMPLIQEYDEVIIINTASDDTKEVGDITIKTTEEFLNGDLIKKTANEVEIAEMLQICSLTEQMAETIVISIVPEDIIAVEVGLTQSLRAVWSVYIETIIEKIENLGIKIEKKDNYVSLEEILEIFANPSIEHSRGF
- the hypF gene encoding carbamoyltransferase HypF, whose amino-acid sequence is MESTSKKRVKLHIFGIVQGVGFRPFVYQLAIKYSLKGFVFNDGRGVVIEVEGKNAKLSQFINDLKLNSPSLARIDYIEQQDIDLVNDEMFSIIHSETTTLQTMVSPDISLCDECRAEMNDVHNRRYKYPFINCTNCGPRYTIIDNLPYDRHNTSMEHFNMCEACTEEYNDPTNRRYHAQPIGCFDCGPNLKIINLMEDDFENDQGLVKIAVQYINDGKTIAVKGMGGFHLICDATNDAAVLALRLHKHRQKKPLAVMFPSISCIKKVTKLSKTEEKLIVAKERPIVVVQKNKSRYLSKFIAPEIDRIGVFLPYTPLHELLLQEVKKPLVATSANLSDEPIIRDDKELFKKLHLVAQTSLTHNREIINACDDSVVMDVYGEPIFLRLSRGYTPKSFYLQNKSKKKVLALGANQKNTITLAFDNNIIVSPHIGDLNSLEAFDYFLRTVETFKRFYDFEPDILVCDKHPKYETTKWAKEYIQKYTHIELIQVQHHYAHALSVMAEYNLNERVLAFCFDGTGYGDDGTLWGGEVLLATPTEYERIVHLKEFTLLGGEKAIKEPRRIALSLLFEYFSITEILQMDHSLVKSFTKNEIETFYLMRERAINSPKSTSIGRLFDAVYALCDNLQGVFYEGQSGLVLESYAEKIMTHDSYHYTMNEGIIDCKIMLEEIMSENDVQKIAAKFINAVAKIVIDICLEYRELPVVLSGGVFQNKLLLQKCIEQLKKNSMRYYIQHQTPINDGGISLGQAYYALHI
- a CDS encoding cytochrome b/b6 domain-containing protein, with the protein product MKAGHRQVKRMTGTMRIIHWINVISMIVAVITGLYIGHPYYETFMADGAVDKYVMAWNRWGHFMVAIIFDVTSIIVAYLYFFSRFEKPYKKVLPTAKNIKEFIEVFLNLLTLNRRKKFDSTHSDSFNTVYFSIFHLLLAWMLFTGLQLYVHGLESGESSIGTWWPAMLHLVTDWTIPVSAWIAGGGPTATIMDVRIVHHYTMWWIIAWVVFHIYYQVWRTIYWKEGDIAIVVGGSKFVKEDKA